From a single Apium graveolens cultivar Ventura chromosome 2, ASM990537v1, whole genome shotgun sequence genomic region:
- the LOC141708875 gene encoding DEAD-box ATP-dependent RNA helicase 42-like has protein sequence MQVIERSSRVGFGVREVSKTRYRDREGNGRDVKCKEREKDKDRCKERVKEKEKEKVRREREWEREKVREERVERERERDERERKRKERNREREREGERERKREIDREREKEKREREREIVREREKEKRERERERDEGERKRKERNGGVDHIDGDGVGERERKRHKKEGESKEGDRECGRIKSSKYGDGSDGGSSRKRDEVVMDKIGEESREDVQEEQRKLDEEMEKRRRRVREWQELKRKTEEADREKLGVDRDAGELKSGKVWTLEGESDDEPEDEPEKGMNIDEDANPKNSGAEDMKVDDITDVDCAVEDDEIDPLDAFMNEMVLPEVEKLAAASVADDKSESKKDDAQINGKQPRKGLNKSLGRIIPGEDSDSDYGDSDSGENHVEDENDDEFMKRVKNLKVEKLSVVDHSKIDYLPFRKDFYIEVKEVSRMTSEEISAYRLELELKIHGKDVPKPITTWHQTGLSTKILDKIKKLNYEKPMSIQAQALPIIMSGRDCIGVAKTGSGKTLAFVLPMLRHIKDQPPLVSGDGPIGLVMAPTRELVQQIHHEIKKFAKVVGLRCVPVYGGSGVAQQISELKRGTEIVVCTPGRMIDILCTSSGKITNLRRVTYLVMDEADRMFDMGFEPQITRIVRNTRPDRQTVLFSATFPRQVEGLARKVLNRPVEIQVGGRSVVNKDITQLVEMRSESDRFLRLLEVLGEWYEKGKILVFVQSQDKCDALFRDLLKHGYPCLSLHGAKDQTDRESTISDFKSNVCSLLIATSIAARGLDVKELELVINFDVPDHYEDYVHRVGRTGRAGRKGAAVTFISEEDARYAPNLVKALELSEQAVPDDLKALADGFKAKLNQGTEKFHRIGYGGSGFKFNEEEDEVRKAIKKAQAKEYGFEEDRSDDDDDDNGGVCESSLPAPGIPNVVLPGAIPAGPSTILATAVGGDARNAALAAATKLQQNLARIQASMLPNRYEAELEINDVPKNARWKVTHRETLGPISDWFGVSITTRGQFFPPGINPGPGEKKLYLFIEGPSEQSVKDARAALKKTLLDITAQASSLPGSAQPGRY, from the coding sequence ATGCAGGTGATTGAGAGAAGCAGTAGGGTAGGGTTTGGTGTTAGGGAGGTTTCGAAAACTAGGTATCGAGACAGGGAGGGGAATGGACGCGATGTTAAGTGTAAGGAGAGGGAAAAGGATAAGGATAGGTGTAAAGAGAGGGTTAAGGAGAAGGAAAAGGAGAAAGTGAGGAGAGAAAGGGAATGGGAGAGAGAGAAGGTGCGTGAAGAGAGAGtcgagagagagagggagagagatgagagagaaaGGAAGAGGAAGGAAAGGAATCGAGAAAGGGAGAGGGAGGGAGAAAGGGAGAGGAAGAGGGAGATTGATAGGGAGAGGGAGAAGGAAAAGAGGGAAAGGGAGAGGGAGATTGTAAGGGAAAGGGAGAAGGAAAAGAGGGaaagggagagggagagagatgaGGGGGAAAGGAAGAGGAAGGAGAGGAATGGAGGCGTTGATCACATTGATGGTGATGGTGTAGGGGAGCGTGAGAGGAAGCGACATAAAAAAGAGGGTGAAAGTAAGGAGGGGGATAGAGAGTGTGGAAGAATTAAGTCAAGTAAGTACGGAGATGGTAGTGATGGGGGTAGTTCTAGAAAGAGGGATGAAGTTGTAATGGATAAAATTGGTGAGGAAAGTCGAGAAGATGTTCAAGAAGAACAGCGGAAGTTGGACGAGGAGATGGAGAAGAGGAGGAGGAGAGTTCGGGAATGGCAGGAGTTGAAGAGGAAGACGGAGGAAGCTGATAGGGAGAAGCTTGGAGTGGATAGAGATGCTGGTGAACTGAAGTCTGGCAAGGTGTGGACCTTGGAAGGGGAGTCTGATGATGAGCCCGAGGATGAACCTGAAAAGGGTATGAATATAGATGAAGATGCTAACCCCAAAAATAGCGGTGCAGAAGATATGAAAGTTGATGATATTACCGATGTTGACTGTGCTGTTGAGGATGACGAAATCGACCCATTAGATGCTTTTATGAATGAAATGGTGTTGCCTGAAGTTGAGAAGCTTGCTGCAGCTTCTGTTGCTGATGATAAATCTGAATCGAAAAAGGATGATGCCCAAATAAATGGGAAGCAGCCAAGAAAGGGTCTGAATAAATCTTTGGGAAGAATCATTCCTGGTGAGGATTCAGATTCTGATTATGGCGATTCTGATAGTGGAGAGAATCATGTGGAAGACGAAAATGATGATGAGTTCATGAAAAGGGTGAAGAATTTAAAAGTGGAAAAGCTATCTGTTGTTGATCATTCGAAGATTGATTATCTTCCGTTTCGGAAAGATTTCTATATTGAAGTAAAAGAAGTCTCAAGGATGACTTCTGAAGAGATTTCTGCTTATAGGCTAGAACTAGAACTTAAAATCCATGGAAAGGATGTTCCAAAACCTATTACAACATGGCATCAGACTGGATTATCAACTAAAATACtagataaaataaaaaaacttAACTATGAAAAGCCAATGTCAATTCAAGCTCAAGCACTGCCCATTATAATGAGCGGTCGAGATTGCATAGGTGTAGCTAAAACTGGATCTGGAAAGACCTTAGCGTTTGTGCTGCCAATGTTGCGACATATCAAGGACCAGCCACCACTGGTCTCTGGAGATGGTCCAATTGGGCTCGTAATGGCACCCACGAGAGAACTTGTTCAACAGATCCATCATGAAATTAAAAAATTTGCCAAGGTAGTTGGTCTTAGATGTGTACCTGTATATGGCGGTTCTGGTGTTGCACAACAGATTAGTGAGCTGAAACGAGGGACTGAAATTGTGGTTTGTACCCCAGGTAGGATGATTGACATACTTTGTACGAGTAGTGGAAAAATTACAAATCTGCGGAGGGTCACTTATTTGGTCATGGATGAAGCTGATCGTATGTTTGATATGGGGTTTGAACCTCAGATTACTAGAATTGTTCGAAATACCAGACCAGATCGTCAGACTGTACTGTTCTCCGCTACTTTCCCTCGCCAGGTTGAAGGTCTGGCTCGTAAGGTGCTGAACAGACCTGTGGAAATACAGGTGGGTGGAAGAAGTGTTGTAAATAAAGATATAACACAGTTGGTGGAAATGAGATCAGAAAGTGATAGGTTTCTTAGGCTTCTTGAAGTACTTGGAGAATGGTACGAGAAAGGAAAGATACTGGTATTTGTCCAATCACAGGATAAATGTGATGCACTGTTCAGGGATTTACTTAAGCACGGTTATCCTTGCCTCTCACTTCATGGGGCTAAGGATCAGACTGACCGCGAGTCCACGATATCTGATTTTAAGAGTAATGTATGCAGTTTGTTGATTGCCACTAGTATTGCTGCAAGGGGTCTAGATGTTAAGGAACTCGAATTGGTGATTAACTTTGATGTCCCAGATCATTATGAAGACTATGTCCATCGTGTTGGCAGGACAGGGCGAGCTGGCCGGAAAGGTGCTGCTGTCACATTTATATCCGAAGAAGATGCAAGATATGCACCAAATCTTGTCAAAGCCTTAGAGCTCTCTGAACAAGCTGTACCAGATGACCTGAAAGCCCTCGCTGATGGTTTTAAGGCAAAGCTTAATCAGGGTACTGAAAAATTCCACAGAATTGGTTATGGTGGAAGTGGTTTTAAGTTTAATGAAGAAGAGGATGAAGTCAGAAAAGCAATAAAGAAAGCACAGGCAAAAGAATACGGATTTGAGGAAGACAGAtcagatgatgatgatgatgataatggCGGAGTGTGTGAATCCTCACTTCCAGCACCAGGTATCCCAAATGTAGTTCTTCCTGGTGCAATACCAGCTGGACCTTCCACCATTCTGGCAACTGCAGTAGGTGGGGATGCCAGGAATGCAGCATTGGCAGCTGCCACTAAATTGCAGCAAAACCTTGCTAGGATTCAAGCTTCCATGCTACCCAACCGTTATGAAGCAGAGTTAGAGATTAATGATGTTCCTAAAAATGCTAGATGGAAGGTGACACACAGGGAAACTTTAGGTCCAATCTCTGACTGGTTTGGAGTTTCCATTACAACGAGGGGGCAATTTTTTCCACCTGGTATAAACCCAGGGCCAGGGGAAAAGAAGCTTTATTTGTTTATTGAGGGTCCTTCTGAACAATCTGTCAAGGATGCCAGAGCAGCATTAAAGAAAACACTCCTGGATATAACAGCTCAAGCATCATCCCTTCCAGGTTCTGCACAACCAGGTCGATACTAA